One segment of Solanum lycopersicum chromosome 1, SLM_r2.1 DNA contains the following:
- the LOC101255251 gene encoding transcription factor bHLH84-like, whose protein sequence is MEPVVAMSEGEWSSLSGTCSTEEANFMAQLFGACPNEQQLPSSGLPNFWTNHESNIGGSSEVSIFSSQHHTNSSIYHFPTSTNHFQPMLLTTSMTMEHLPPTNNLIEADAVEFLNKQVNNDSIESGENIMSESVLHGKSLQLGREYDQMHQPESSKKRSQSPVDHKNKRSVKPKKNMKSSVADDEETGNNNNNNTVLHRQSSFSCCSEDESNVSSYDIYGLASSDNSKGVSLPNGKSRANRGSATDPQSLYARKRRERINERLRILQSLVPNGTKVDISTMLEEAVQYVKFLQLQIKLLSSDDLWMYSPIAYNGMDIGLDLKIGIPNPKP, encoded by the exons ATGGAACCTGTGGTAGCCATGTCTGAAGGTGAATGGAGTTCCTTAAGTGGAACATGTTCTACCGAGGAGGCGAATTTCATGGCGCAGTTATTTGGTGCCTGTCCAAATGAACAACAACTACCTAGTAGTGGACTTCCAAATTTTTGGACAAATCATGAATCAAACATTGGAGGAAGTAgtgaagtttcaattttttcttctcaacaTCATACTAATAGTAGCATCTACCATTTCCCAACTAGTACTAATCATTTTCAACCAATGTTATTGACAACTTCAATGACAATGGAACATTTGCCTCCAACTAACAATTTAATCGAAGCGGATGCTGTTGAATTTTTGAACAAACAAGTGAACAATGACAGTATTGAATCAGGTGAAAACATTATGTCTGAATCTGTTCTTCATGGAAAGAGCTTGCAGCTAGGAAGAGAATATGATCAAATGCATCAACCAGAAAGCTCTAAGAAAAGATCACAATCGCCTGTTGATCAT AAGAACAAGAGAAGCGTAAAACCAAAGAAGAACATGAAGAGTAGTGTTGCTGATGATGAGGAGACTggaaacaataataataataatactgtGCTTCATAGACAGAGCTCATTTAGTTGCTGTTCAGAAGATGAATCTAATGTTTCTAGTTATGATATCTATGGATTAGCTTCGAGCGATAACTCAAAAGGAGTTTCTTTGCCCAATGGAAAATCCAGAGCCAACAGAGGCTCAGCAACAGATCCTCAGAGTCTGTATGCAAGG aaaagaagagagagaatTAACGAGAGATTGAGGATCTTGCAGAGTCTCGTCCCTAACGGAACAAAG GTTGATATTAGCACCATGCTTGAAGAGGCTGTCCAGTATGTCAAATTTTTGCAACTTCAAATCAAG CTGTTGAGCTCTGATGATTTATGGATGTATTCTCCCATAGCATACAACGGAATGG
- the LOC101266678 gene encoding uncharacterized protein isoform X6, giving the protein MVVCKCKKATKLYCFVHKIAVCGECICFPEHQICVIRAYSEWVIDGEYDWPPKCCYCKSELEEGTDAGITRLGCLHTIHTSCLVSHLKSFPPHTAPAGYVCPIPECSTSIWPPKSVKESGSRFHTKLKEAIMQTGLEKKLFGNHPVTLPGTEPRGPPPAFASDPLKHISTGGKDSEGLAAIATGSSKPASLDIVEIDGSTSAPSSMSNHETNFMKSTSPSGPGATTRKNTVQVERQNSEVSYFADDEDGKRKKYTKRGLAWQPWVSCIIELLRVVWMRSCLIMNSGNFMAIKSLVA; this is encoded by the exons ATGGTGGTCTGCAAATGTAAGAAG GCAACTAAATTATACTGTTTCGTGCACAAAATCGCTGTTTGTGGAGAATGCATATGCTTTCCGGAGCATCAAATATGCGTG ATCCGCGCATATTCCGAGTGGGTCATAGATGGAGAGTATGACTGGCCTCCTAAATGTTGCTATTGTAAGTCTGAGCTTGAAGAAGGAACTGATGCTGGGATAACTCGGTTGGGTTGCTTGC ATACAATACATACAAGCTGCTTGGTTTCACATCTAAAATCTTTTCCGCCACACACTGCTCCAGCTGGCTATGTGTGTCCTATTCCTGAATGTTCAACATCG ATATGGCCTCCTAAAAGTGTTAAAGAATCAGGATCACGCTTCCATACAAAGTTGAAAGAAGCTATTATGCAG ACTGGCCTGGAGAAAAAATTGTTTGGAAACCATCCAGTGACTCTGCCCGGAACGGAACCTCGAGGTCCTCCACCTGCTTTTGCTTCTGATCCATTGAAGCATATTTCAACTGGTGGAAAAGATTCTGAAGGATTAGCTGCAATTGCAACAGGTTCTTCCAAACCCGCAAGCCTGGACATTGTGGAAATAGATGGCTCCACCTCAGCACCGTCATCTATGTCTAATCACGAGACCAATTTCATGAAAAGCACAAGTCCTTCTGGT CCTGGAGCCACCACACGAAAGAACACAGTGCAAGTAGAAAGGCAAAACTCTGAAGTATCATACTTTGCTGATGATGAGGATGGAAAGCGGAAAAAGTACACGAAGAGGG GGCTTGCATGGCAACCATGGGTATCCTGTATTATAGAATTGCTCAGAGTGGTCTGGATGAGGAGCTGCCTGATAATGAATAGTGGTAATTTTATGGCCATTAAGTCTTTGGTGGCCTGA
- the LOC101266678 gene encoding uncharacterized protein isoform X5: MVVCKCKKATKLYCFVHKIAVCGECICFPEHQICVIRAYSEWVIDGEYDWPPKCCYCKSELEEGTDAGITRLGCLHTIHTSCLVSHLKSFPPHTAPAGYVCPIPECSTSIWPPKSVKESGSRFHTKLKEAIMQTGLEKKLFGNHPVTLPGTEPRGPPPAFASDPLKHISTGGKDSEGLAAIATGSSKPASLDIVEIDGSTSAPSSMSNHETNFMKSTSPSGQPGATTRKNTVQVERQNSEVSYFADDEDGKRKKYTKRGLAWQPWVSCIIELLRVVWMRSCLIMNSGNFMAIKSLVA, translated from the exons ATGGTGGTCTGCAAATGTAAGAAG GCAACTAAATTATACTGTTTCGTGCACAAAATCGCTGTTTGTGGAGAATGCATATGCTTTCCGGAGCATCAAATATGCGTG ATCCGCGCATATTCCGAGTGGGTCATAGATGGAGAGTATGACTGGCCTCCTAAATGTTGCTATTGTAAGTCTGAGCTTGAAGAAGGAACTGATGCTGGGATAACTCGGTTGGGTTGCTTGC ATACAATACATACAAGCTGCTTGGTTTCACATCTAAAATCTTTTCCGCCACACACTGCTCCAGCTGGCTATGTGTGTCCTATTCCTGAATGTTCAACATCG ATATGGCCTCCTAAAAGTGTTAAAGAATCAGGATCACGCTTCCATACAAAGTTGAAAGAAGCTATTATGCAG ACTGGCCTGGAGAAAAAATTGTTTGGAAACCATCCAGTGACTCTGCCCGGAACGGAACCTCGAGGTCCTCCACCTGCTTTTGCTTCTGATCCATTGAAGCATATTTCAACTGGTGGAAAAGATTCTGAAGGATTAGCTGCAATTGCAACAGGTTCTTCCAAACCCGCAAGCCTGGACATTGTGGAAATAGATGGCTCCACCTCAGCACCGTCATCTATGTCTAATCACGAGACCAATTTCATGAAAAGCACAAGTCCTTCTGGT CAGCCTGGAGCCACCACACGAAAGAACACAGTGCAAGTAGAAAGGCAAAACTCTGAAGTATCATACTTTGCTGATGATGAGGATGGAAAGCGGAAAAAGTACACGAAGAGGG GGCTTGCATGGCAACCATGGGTATCCTGTATTATAGAATTGCTCAGAGTGGTCTGGATGAGGAGCTGCCTGATAATGAATAGTGGTAATTTTATGGCCATTAAGTCTTTGGTGGCCTGA
- the LOC101266678 gene encoding uncharacterized protein isoform X2, whose product MVVCKCKKATKLYCFVHKIAVCGECICFPEHQICVIRAYSEWVIDGEYDWPPKCCYCKSELEEGTDAGITRLGCLHTIHTSCLVSHLKSFPPHTAPAGYVCPIPECSTSIWPPKSVKESGSRFHTKLKEAIMQTGLEKKLFGNHPVTLPGTEPRGPPPAFASDPLKHISTGGKDSEGLAAIATGSSKPASLDIVEIDGSTSAPSSMSNHETNFMKSTSPSGPGATTRKNTVQVERQNSEVSYFADDEDGKRKKYTKRAGSFRHKFMRSLLPFWSSSLPTLPVTAPPRKDASNADEVTEGRQRHLKSSRMDPRKLLLIIAIMACMATMGILYYRIAQSGLDEELPDNE is encoded by the exons ATGGTGGTCTGCAAATGTAAGAAG GCAACTAAATTATACTGTTTCGTGCACAAAATCGCTGTTTGTGGAGAATGCATATGCTTTCCGGAGCATCAAATATGCGTG ATCCGCGCATATTCCGAGTGGGTCATAGATGGAGAGTATGACTGGCCTCCTAAATGTTGCTATTGTAAGTCTGAGCTTGAAGAAGGAACTGATGCTGGGATAACTCGGTTGGGTTGCTTGC ATACAATACATACAAGCTGCTTGGTTTCACATCTAAAATCTTTTCCGCCACACACTGCTCCAGCTGGCTATGTGTGTCCTATTCCTGAATGTTCAACATCG ATATGGCCTCCTAAAAGTGTTAAAGAATCAGGATCACGCTTCCATACAAAGTTGAAAGAAGCTATTATGCAG ACTGGCCTGGAGAAAAAATTGTTTGGAAACCATCCAGTGACTCTGCCCGGAACGGAACCTCGAGGTCCTCCACCTGCTTTTGCTTCTGATCCATTGAAGCATATTTCAACTGGTGGAAAAGATTCTGAAGGATTAGCTGCAATTGCAACAGGTTCTTCCAAACCCGCAAGCCTGGACATTGTGGAAATAGATGGCTCCACCTCAGCACCGTCATCTATGTCTAATCACGAGACCAATTTCATGAAAAGCACAAGTCCTTCTGGT CCTGGAGCCACCACACGAAAGAACACAGTGCAAGTAGAAAGGCAAAACTCTGAAGTATCATACTTTGCTGATGATGAGGATGGAAAGCGGAAAAAGTACACGAAGAGGG CAGGTTCATTTCGCCATAAGTTTATGAGATCATTGCTCCCTTTTTGGTCGAGTTCCTTGCCAACTCTACCAGTAACTGCACCACCACGAAAAGATGCATCAAATGCTGATGAAGTCACCGAAGGTCGTCAGCGCCATCTTAAATCTTCAAGAATGGATCCAAGAAAACTCCTCCTCATTATAGCAATCAT GGCTTGCATGGCAACCATGGGTATCCTGTATTATAGAATTGCTCAGAGTGGTCTGGATGAGGAGCTGCCTGATAATGAATAG
- the LOC101266678 gene encoding uncharacterized protein isoform X4 gives MVVCKCKKATKLYCFVHKIAVCGECICFPEHQICVIRAYSEWVIDGEYDWPPKCCYCKSELEEGTDAGITRLGCLHTIHTSCLVSHLKSFPPHTAPAGYVCPIPECSTSIWPPKSVKESGSRFHTKLKEAIMQTGLEKKLFGNHPVTLPGTEPRGPPPAFASDPLKHISTGGKDSEGLAAIATGSSKPASLDIVEIDGSTSAPSSMSNHETNFMKSTSPSGPGATTRKNTVQVERQNSEVSYFADDEDGKRKKYTKRGSFRHKFMRSLLPFWSSSLPTLPVTAPPRKDASNADEVTEGRQRHLKSSRMDPRKLLLIIAIMACMATMGILYYRIAQSGLDEELPDNE, from the exons ATGGTGGTCTGCAAATGTAAGAAG GCAACTAAATTATACTGTTTCGTGCACAAAATCGCTGTTTGTGGAGAATGCATATGCTTTCCGGAGCATCAAATATGCGTG ATCCGCGCATATTCCGAGTGGGTCATAGATGGAGAGTATGACTGGCCTCCTAAATGTTGCTATTGTAAGTCTGAGCTTGAAGAAGGAACTGATGCTGGGATAACTCGGTTGGGTTGCTTGC ATACAATACATACAAGCTGCTTGGTTTCACATCTAAAATCTTTTCCGCCACACACTGCTCCAGCTGGCTATGTGTGTCCTATTCCTGAATGTTCAACATCG ATATGGCCTCCTAAAAGTGTTAAAGAATCAGGATCACGCTTCCATACAAAGTTGAAAGAAGCTATTATGCAG ACTGGCCTGGAGAAAAAATTGTTTGGAAACCATCCAGTGACTCTGCCCGGAACGGAACCTCGAGGTCCTCCACCTGCTTTTGCTTCTGATCCATTGAAGCATATTTCAACTGGTGGAAAAGATTCTGAAGGATTAGCTGCAATTGCAACAGGTTCTTCCAAACCCGCAAGCCTGGACATTGTGGAAATAGATGGCTCCACCTCAGCACCGTCATCTATGTCTAATCACGAGACCAATTTCATGAAAAGCACAAGTCCTTCTGGT CCTGGAGCCACCACACGAAAGAACACAGTGCAAGTAGAAAGGCAAAACTCTGAAGTATCATACTTTGCTGATGATGAGGATGGAAAGCGGAAAAAGTACACGAAGAGGG GTTCATTTCGCCATAAGTTTATGAGATCATTGCTCCCTTTTTGGTCGAGTTCCTTGCCAACTCTACCAGTAACTGCACCACCACGAAAAGATGCATCAAATGCTGATGAAGTCACCGAAGGTCGTCAGCGCCATCTTAAATCTTCAAGAATGGATCCAAGAAAACTCCTCCTCATTATAGCAATCAT GGCTTGCATGGCAACCATGGGTATCCTGTATTATAGAATTGCTCAGAGTGGTCTGGATGAGGAGCTGCCTGATAATGAATAG
- the LOC101266678 gene encoding uncharacterized protein isoform X3, giving the protein MVVCKCKKATKLYCFVHKIAVCGECICFPEHQICVIRAYSEWVIDGEYDWPPKCCYCKSELEEGTDAGITRLGCLHTIHTSCLVSHLKSFPPHTAPAGYVCPIPECSTSIWPPKSVKESGSRFHTKLKEAIMQTGLEKKLFGNHPVTLPGTEPRGPPPAFASDPLKHISTGGKDSEGLAAIATGSSKPASLDIVEIDGSTSAPSSMSNHETNFMKSTSPSGQPGATTRKNTVQVERQNSEVSYFADDEDGKRKKYTKRGSFRHKFMRSLLPFWSSSLPTLPVTAPPRKDASNADEVTEGRQRHLKSSRMDPRKLLLIIAIMACMATMGILYYRIAQSGLDEELPDNE; this is encoded by the exons ATGGTGGTCTGCAAATGTAAGAAG GCAACTAAATTATACTGTTTCGTGCACAAAATCGCTGTTTGTGGAGAATGCATATGCTTTCCGGAGCATCAAATATGCGTG ATCCGCGCATATTCCGAGTGGGTCATAGATGGAGAGTATGACTGGCCTCCTAAATGTTGCTATTGTAAGTCTGAGCTTGAAGAAGGAACTGATGCTGGGATAACTCGGTTGGGTTGCTTGC ATACAATACATACAAGCTGCTTGGTTTCACATCTAAAATCTTTTCCGCCACACACTGCTCCAGCTGGCTATGTGTGTCCTATTCCTGAATGTTCAACATCG ATATGGCCTCCTAAAAGTGTTAAAGAATCAGGATCACGCTTCCATACAAAGTTGAAAGAAGCTATTATGCAG ACTGGCCTGGAGAAAAAATTGTTTGGAAACCATCCAGTGACTCTGCCCGGAACGGAACCTCGAGGTCCTCCACCTGCTTTTGCTTCTGATCCATTGAAGCATATTTCAACTGGTGGAAAAGATTCTGAAGGATTAGCTGCAATTGCAACAGGTTCTTCCAAACCCGCAAGCCTGGACATTGTGGAAATAGATGGCTCCACCTCAGCACCGTCATCTATGTCTAATCACGAGACCAATTTCATGAAAAGCACAAGTCCTTCTGGT CAGCCTGGAGCCACCACACGAAAGAACACAGTGCAAGTAGAAAGGCAAAACTCTGAAGTATCATACTTTGCTGATGATGAGGATGGAAAGCGGAAAAAGTACACGAAGAGGG GTTCATTTCGCCATAAGTTTATGAGATCATTGCTCCCTTTTTGGTCGAGTTCCTTGCCAACTCTACCAGTAACTGCACCACCACGAAAAGATGCATCAAATGCTGATGAAGTCACCGAAGGTCGTCAGCGCCATCTTAAATCTTCAAGAATGGATCCAAGAAAACTCCTCCTCATTATAGCAATCAT GGCTTGCATGGCAACCATGGGTATCCTGTATTATAGAATTGCTCAGAGTGGTCTGGATGAGGAGCTGCCTGATAATGAATAG
- the LOC101266678 gene encoding uncharacterized protein isoform X1: MVVCKCKKATKLYCFVHKIAVCGECICFPEHQICVIRAYSEWVIDGEYDWPPKCCYCKSELEEGTDAGITRLGCLHTIHTSCLVSHLKSFPPHTAPAGYVCPIPECSTSIWPPKSVKESGSRFHTKLKEAIMQTGLEKKLFGNHPVTLPGTEPRGPPPAFASDPLKHISTGGKDSEGLAAIATGSSKPASLDIVEIDGSTSAPSSMSNHETNFMKSTSPSGQPGATTRKNTVQVERQNSEVSYFADDEDGKRKKYTKRAGSFRHKFMRSLLPFWSSSLPTLPVTAPPRKDASNADEVTEGRQRHLKSSRMDPRKLLLIIAIMACMATMGILYYRIAQSGLDEELPDNE; this comes from the exons ATGGTGGTCTGCAAATGTAAGAAG GCAACTAAATTATACTGTTTCGTGCACAAAATCGCTGTTTGTGGAGAATGCATATGCTTTCCGGAGCATCAAATATGCGTG ATCCGCGCATATTCCGAGTGGGTCATAGATGGAGAGTATGACTGGCCTCCTAAATGTTGCTATTGTAAGTCTGAGCTTGAAGAAGGAACTGATGCTGGGATAACTCGGTTGGGTTGCTTGC ATACAATACATACAAGCTGCTTGGTTTCACATCTAAAATCTTTTCCGCCACACACTGCTCCAGCTGGCTATGTGTGTCCTATTCCTGAATGTTCAACATCG ATATGGCCTCCTAAAAGTGTTAAAGAATCAGGATCACGCTTCCATACAAAGTTGAAAGAAGCTATTATGCAG ACTGGCCTGGAGAAAAAATTGTTTGGAAACCATCCAGTGACTCTGCCCGGAACGGAACCTCGAGGTCCTCCACCTGCTTTTGCTTCTGATCCATTGAAGCATATTTCAACTGGTGGAAAAGATTCTGAAGGATTAGCTGCAATTGCAACAGGTTCTTCCAAACCCGCAAGCCTGGACATTGTGGAAATAGATGGCTCCACCTCAGCACCGTCATCTATGTCTAATCACGAGACCAATTTCATGAAAAGCACAAGTCCTTCTGGT CAGCCTGGAGCCACCACACGAAAGAACACAGTGCAAGTAGAAAGGCAAAACTCTGAAGTATCATACTTTGCTGATGATGAGGATGGAAAGCGGAAAAAGTACACGAAGAGGG CAGGTTCATTTCGCCATAAGTTTATGAGATCATTGCTCCCTTTTTGGTCGAGTTCCTTGCCAACTCTACCAGTAACTGCACCACCACGAAAAGATGCATCAAATGCTGATGAAGTCACCGAAGGTCGTCAGCGCCATCTTAAATCTTCAAGAATGGATCCAAGAAAACTCCTCCTCATTATAGCAATCAT GGCTTGCATGGCAACCATGGGTATCCTGTATTATAGAATTGCTCAGAGTGGTCTGGATGAGGAGCTGCCTGATAATGAATAG